Below is a window of Micromonospora chersina DNA.
CAGCGCTCCCGGACGGTGAGCAGGTCGGCGAGGAGCTGGCAGGGGTGGTAGGTGTCGGTGAGCGCGTTGACCACCGGCACGGTGGCGTGCGCGGCGACCTCGGCGATCCGGTCGTCGCCGTGGGTGCGCAGCACGATCGCGGCGACGTAGCGGGACAGCACCCGGCCGGCGTCGGCGAGGGTCTCGCCCCGGCCGAAGTGGGTGACCTGGGTGTCCACCACGAGCGGGTGCCCGCCCAGCTCGGCGATGCCGGCGTCGAAGGAGATCCGGGTGCGCAGGCTCTGCTTGTCGAAGAGCACCGCCACCGACCTCGGCCCGGCGAGCGGCTTGTGGGCGAACCGGTCGGCCTTCATCCGGGCGGCCAGGTCGAGCACGGTCGCCTGCTCGGCGGGCGAGAGGTCGTCGTCCCGCAGGAAGTGCCGGATCATGCGGGGACCTCCGTGGCGGTGGTGGGGGCGGGCGCCGCGGCGTCCAGGGCGGCGGGCAGCGCGGCGAGGAAGGCGTCGGCCTGCCCGGCGGTCAGGATCAGCGGCGGGGCGAGCCGGACCACGCCCGGCTGCACCGGGTTGACCAGGAACCCGGCCTCGCGCAGCGCGCCGGCCACCGCGCCGGAGACCGGAGCGTCGAGCACGATGCCGAGCAGCAGGCCGGCGCCGCGGACCTCGGTGACGAGCGGGTGGCCGAGCCCCTCGACGCCGCGCCGCAGCCGCTCCCCGATCCGCTTCACGTGGTCGAGCAGCCCCTCGTTGGCAATGGTGGCGACCACGGCGAGCGCGGCGGCGCAACTGACCGGGTTTCCCCCGAACGTGGTGCCGTGCGAGCCGGGCGTGAGCAGGTCGGCGGCCCACCCGAAGGCCACGCAGGCGCCGAGCGGCAGCCCGCCGCCGAGCCCCTTGGCCAGGGTGACGACGTCCGGCTCCACACCCTCGGCCTGGTGGGCGAACCAGTGCCCGGTGCGGCCGACGCCGGTCTGCACCTCGTCGAGCACCAGCAGCGCGCCGTGCGCGGCGGTGATCCGGCGGGCCTCGGCCAGGTAACCGGGCGGCGGGACGACGACGCCGTTCTCGCCCTGGATCGGCTCGACGATCACCATGGCGGTGGCGTCGGTGACCGCCTCGGCCAGGGCGGCGGCGTCCCCGTACGGCACGTGGGTGACCTCGCCGGGCAGCGGGCGGAACGGGTCGGCCTTGGCGGGCTGGCCGGTCAGCGCCAGGGCGCCCATGGTGCGGCCGTGGAAGCCGCCGTGCGTGGCCACCACGTGGGTGCGCCCGGTGAGCCGGGAGAGCTTGAACGCCGCCTCGTTGGCCTCGGCGCCGGAGTTGGCGAAGAACACCCGGCCGGGGCGGCCGGCGAGGGCCAGCAGCAGCTCGGCCAGGGCCACCGGCGGCTCGGCGACGAACAGGTTCGACACGTGCCCGAGGGTGGCGACCTGCTTGGACACGGCGGCCACCACGGCCGGGTGGGCGTGGCCGAGGGCGTTGACCGCGATGCCGCCGAGCAGGTCGACGTACTCCCGGCCGGTCTCGTCGACCACGACGGCGCCGGAGCCCGCGACGAGCGCCAGCGGCGGCGTGCCGTAGTTGTCCATCATGGCCGCGGACCAGCGTTTCACCAGGGCACTCATCCGGCGCTCACCATCGTTCCGAATCCTTCCGACGTGAACACTTCGAGGAGCGTGGAGTGGGCGACCCGGCCGTCGACGACGTGCGCGGCGGGCACTCCCCCGCGCACCGCCCGCAGGCAGGCCTCCATCTTCGGGACCATCCCGGACTCCAGGGACGGCAGCAGCTTCGCCAGGTCGTCGGTGCTGATCTCGCTGACCAGGCTGGCCGTGTCCGGCCAGTCGGCGTAGAGGCCGGGCACGTCGGTGAGGACGACCAGCTTGCGGGCCTCCAGGGCGACGGCGAGCGCGGCGGCGGCCGTGTCGGCGTTGAGGTTGTGCAGCACCCCGTCGGCGTCCGGCGCGACAGTGGAGATGACCGGGATCCGGCCGGCCGCGATGAGGTCGGCCACCGCGGAGACGTCCACCGACTCCACGTCGCCGACCTGCCCGACGTCGACCGGCTCCCCGTCCACGTACGCGGGGCGGCGCACCGCCGTGAACAGGCCGGCGTCCTCGCCGGAGAGGCCCACGGCGAACGGGCCGTGCGCGTTGATCAGCCCGACCAGCTCCCGGCCGACCTGCCCCACGAGGACCATCCGGACCACGTCCATGGCCTCGGGCGTGGTGACCCGCAGGCCGCCCTTGAACTCGCTGGCGATGCCGAGCCGGCCGAGCATGGCGGAGATCTGCGGGCCGCCGCCGTGCACGACGACAGGCTTGAGGCCGGCGTACCGGAGGAAGACCATGTCCGCGGCGAACGCCCGCTGGAGTTCGGGGTCGACCATGGCGTTGCCGCCGTACTTGACCACGACGGTGGCGCCGGAGAAGCGGGCCAGCCAGGGCAGGGCCTCGATCAGCGTCTCGGCCTTGGCCTGGGCCCGGGTGAGGTCGGCGGTGAGGCTCATGTCGAGTACGCCGAGTTCTCGTGCACGTACGCGTGCGACAGGTCGTTGGTCCAGATCGTCGCCGCCGCCTCGCCGGCGTGCAGGTCGATCCGGATGGTGACGTCGCGGCCGGTGAGGTCCACCTTGGCCCGGTCCTCGGCGGCCGCGCCGCCCCGGCACACCCAGATCCCGTTGACCGCCACGTCCACGCCGTCCGGCTCGAACGCGGCGGTGGTGGTGCCCACGGCGGCGAGGATGCGCCCCCAGTTCGGGTCGTTGCCGAACAGCGCGGTCTTCACCAGGTTGTTCCGGGCCACCGAGCGGCCCACCTCGACCGCGTCGTCCTCGTCGGCCGCGCCGACCACGTCGATGGCGATCTGCTTGGTGGCGCCCTCGGCGTCGGCGACGAGTTGCTGGGCGAGGTCGTGGCAGGCGGCGGTGACCGCGGCGGTCAGCTCCGCGACGCTCGGCTCGATGCCGGAGGCGCCGCTGGCCAGCAGCAGCACCGTGTCGTTGGTGGACATGCAGCCGTCGGAGTCGACCCGGTCGAAGGTGACCCGGGTGGCGGCGCGCAGCGCCGCGTCCAGGGTCTCCGGCCCGGCCACCGCGTCGGTGGTGAGCACGCAGAGCATGGTGGCCATGGCCGGGGCGAGCATCCCGGCGCCCTTGGCCATGCCGCCGACGGTCCAGCCGCTCCCCCGGGCCACGGTGGTCTTGGGCCGGGTGTCGGTGGTCATGATCGCCTCGGCTGCCGGGTGGCCGCCGTCGCGGGACAGGCCGCGCACCGCGCCGCGGACGCCCGGGAGGAGCTTGTCCATGGGCAGGCGCTCGCCGATGAGGCCGGTGGAGCAGACCGCCACCTCGCCGGCGCCGACCATGAGCCGCGGGCTGCTGGCGGTGAGCACGGCAGCGGTGTGCTCGGCGGTGGCGTGGGTGTCCTGGAAGCCGGCCGGGCCGGTGCAGGCGTTGGCGCCGCCGGAGTTGAGGACCACGGCGCGGACCACGCCGCCGCGGACGACCTGCTGGGTCCAGAGCACCGGCGCGGCCTTGACGCGGTTGGCGGTGAAGACGCCGGCGACCCCGGCGTCGGGGCCGTCGTTGACGACGAGGGCGATGTCGCCGGCGCCGCTGGCCTTGAGGCCGGCGGCCACGCCGGCGGCGCGGAAGCCCCGGGGGGTGGTGACGGTCACTGAGCCGTCCTTTCGTTCGCGACTGCGGGGCTCCGCTTCGCTGCACTCCTCGCGCTCACGGTGCCACTCCGAAAACAGGAAGGCCGGTGGTCTCCGGGAGGCCGAACATCAGGTTGGCGTTCTGCACGGCCTGGCCGGCCGCGCCCTTGCCCAGGTTGTCGATGGCGCTGACCACGATCACCCGGCCGGAGTCGACGTCGACAGTGGCCTGGAGGTGGCAGGAGTTGCCGCCCGCCGTGGCGGCCGTGTGCGGCCAGGCCCCCTCGGGCAGCACGTGCACGAAGGGCTCGTCGGCGTACGCGGCGGCGAGAACCTCGCGCGGGTCGGCGTCGCCGGTGGGGACGGCCGTGACGGTGGCCAGGATGCCCCGTGGCATGGGTGCCAGGACCGGGGTGAAGGAGAGGCTTGTCGCCCCCGTGGCCTGCTTGATCTCCGGCACGTGCTGGTGGGCGCCGACCTTGTAGGGCGACAGGTCGCCCATCACCTCGCTGCCCAGCAGGTGCGGCTTGGCGGCCCGGCCCGCGCCCGAGGTGCCGGAGGCGGCGACCACCACCACGTCGGCGGGGAAGACCGCGCCGGCGGCGATCAGCGGGGCGAGCGCCAGGGTGGTGGCGACCGCGTAGCACCCGGTGCTCGCCACCCGGTCGGCCGCGGCGACGGCGGCCCGCTGGCCGGGCAGCTCGGGCAGCCCGTAGGTCCAGGCGCCGGCGTGGTCGCCGCCGTAGTAGCGGGCCCAGGCGTCGGCGTCGCGCAGCCGGTGGTCCGCGCCGAGGTCGACCACCTTGACGGGGCCGGGCAGGGCCGCGGCGAGGGCCGCCGACTGCCCGTGCGGCAGGGCCAGGAAGACCAGGTCCGCGTCGGCCAGGGTGGCCGGGTCGGTCGCCCC
It encodes the following:
- a CDS encoding acetylornithine transaminase — translated: MSALVKRWSAAMMDNYGTPPLALVAGSGAVVVDETGREYVDLLGGIAVNALGHAHPAVVAAVSKQVATLGHVSNLFVAEPPVALAELLLALAGRPGRVFFANSGAEANEAAFKLSRLTGRTHVVATHGGFHGRTMGALALTGQPAKADPFRPLPGEVTHVPYGDAAALAEAVTDATAMVIVEPIQGENGVVVPPPGYLAEARRITAAHGALLVLDEVQTGVGRTGHWFAHQAEGVEPDVVTLAKGLGGGLPLGACVAFGWAADLLTPGSHGTTFGGNPVSCAAALAVVATIANEGLLDHVKRIGERLRRGVEGLGHPLVTEVRGAGLLLGIVLDAPVSGAVAGALREAGFLVNPVQPGVVRLAPPLILTAGQADAFLAALPAALDAAAPAPTTATEVPA
- the argB gene encoding acetylglutamate kinase — protein: MSLTADLTRAQAKAETLIEALPWLARFSGATVVVKYGGNAMVDPELQRAFAADMVFLRYAGLKPVVVHGGGPQISAMLGRLGIASEFKGGLRVTTPEAMDVVRMVLVGQVGRELVGLINAHGPFAVGLSGEDAGLFTAVRRPAYVDGEPVDVGQVGDVESVDVSAVADLIAAGRIPVISTVAPDADGVLHNLNADTAAAALAVALEARKLVVLTDVPGLYADWPDTASLVSEISTDDLAKLLPSLESGMVPKMEACLRAVRGGVPAAHVVDGRVAHSTLLEVFTSEGFGTMVSAG
- the argJ gene encoding bifunctional glutamate N-acetyltransferase/amino-acid acetyltransferase ArgJ — encoded protein: MTVTTPRGFRAAGVAAGLKASGAGDIALVVNDGPDAGVAGVFTANRVKAAPVLWTQQVVRGGVVRAVVLNSGGANACTGPAGFQDTHATAEHTAAVLTASSPRLMVGAGEVAVCSTGLIGERLPMDKLLPGVRGAVRGLSRDGGHPAAEAIMTTDTRPKTTVARGSGWTVGGMAKGAGMLAPAMATMLCVLTTDAVAGPETLDAALRAATRVTFDRVDSDGCMSTNDTVLLLASGASGIEPSVAELTAAVTAACHDLAQQLVADAEGATKQIAIDVVGAADEDDAVEVGRSVARNNLVKTALFGNDPNWGRILAAVGTTTAAFEPDGVDVAVNGIWVCRGGAAAEDRAKVDLTGRDVTIRIDLHAGEAAATIWTNDLSHAYVHENSAYST
- the argC gene encoding N-acetyl-gamma-glutamyl-phosphate reductase, whose product is MGIRVAVAGASGYAGGELLRLLAGHPEFDLVAATAHASAGRPVAAVHPQLAGLDLVFGATDPATLADADLVFLALPHGQSAALAAALPGPVKVVDLGADHRLRDADAWARYYGGDHAGAWTYGLPELPGQRAAVAAADRVASTGCYAVATTLALAPLIAAGAVFPADVVVVAASGTSGAGRAAKPHLLGSEVMGDLSPYKVGAHQHVPEIKQATGATSLSFTPVLAPMPRGILATVTAVPTGDADPREVLAAAYADEPFVHVLPEGAWPHTAATAGGNSCHLQATVDVDSGRVIVVSAIDNLGKGAAGQAVQNANLMFGLPETTGLPVFGVAP